From the genome of Amycolatopsis sp. NBC_01488, one region includes:
- the thrC gene encoding threonine synthase: MTATLGTTSATKTPDLGPAVELVSKEEGHRQPLAPEFVSAEDFSPLEVAYDFGRVRREDIEAGPKNIWRYKKLLPVPSNVEEIPNTEPGATRLIRADRLAKELGLKRVWVKDDTGNPTHSFKDRVVAVALAAAREFGFEVLACPSTGNLANATAAAAARAGWRSVVLIPKTLERAKILTTAVYDGDLIAVDGNYDDVNRLATELAGEHPKWAFVNVNVRPYYSEGSKTLAFEVAEQLGWRIPPQIVVPIASGSQLTKVDKGFRELGQLGLVDAGPYKVFGAQATGCSPVSAAFRAGQDVVQPVKPDTIARSLAIGNPADGPYVLDIVNRTGGAIEDVTDEEVVEGIRLLARTEGIFTETAGGVTVATAKKLVQTGKLDPDADTVLLITGDGLKTLDAVENHIGPKATVPASAKAVNEALGY, from the coding sequence ATGACCGCCACCCTCGGAACGACCTCCGCCACGAAGACCCCGGATCTCGGACCGGCCGTCGAACTGGTGTCGAAGGAAGAGGGCCACCGGCAGCCGCTCGCCCCCGAATTCGTCTCCGCCGAGGACTTCTCGCCGCTCGAGGTCGCCTACGACTTCGGCCGCGTCCGCCGCGAAGACATCGAGGCCGGCCCCAAGAACATCTGGCGCTACAAGAAGCTCCTCCCGGTTCCGTCCAACGTCGAAGAGATCCCGAACACCGAGCCCGGCGCGACCCGGCTGATCCGCGCCGACCGCCTCGCCAAGGAGCTCGGCCTCAAGCGCGTGTGGGTCAAGGACGACACCGGCAACCCGACGCACTCGTTCAAGGACCGCGTGGTCGCCGTCGCACTGGCCGCGGCCCGCGAGTTCGGGTTCGAGGTGCTCGCGTGTCCCTCGACCGGCAACCTGGCCAACGCGACGGCCGCCGCCGCGGCCCGCGCGGGCTGGCGGTCGGTCGTGCTGATCCCGAAGACCCTCGAGCGCGCCAAGATCCTCACCACCGCGGTGTACGACGGCGACCTGATCGCCGTCGACGGCAACTACGACGACGTCAACCGCCTCGCCACCGAGCTGGCCGGCGAGCACCCGAAGTGGGCGTTCGTGAACGTGAACGTCCGGCCGTACTACTCGGAAGGCTCGAAGACGCTGGCCTTCGAGGTCGCCGAGCAGCTCGGCTGGCGCATCCCGCCGCAGATCGTCGTGCCGATCGCCTCCGGTTCGCAGCTGACCAAGGTGGACAAGGGTTTCCGCGAGCTGGGCCAGCTCGGTCTCGTGGATGCCGGCCCGTACAAGGTGTTCGGCGCGCAGGCCACCGGCTGCTCGCCGGTGTCGGCCGCGTTCCGCGCCGGCCAGGACGTGGTCCAGCCGGTGAAGCCGGACACGATCGCCCGCTCGCTGGCGATCGGCAACCCGGCCGACGGCCCGTACGTGCTCGACATCGTCAACCGCACCGGCGGCGCGATCGAGGACGTCACCGACGAAGAGGTCGTCGAAGGCATCCGGCTGCTGGCCCGCACCGAAGGCATCTTCACCGAGACCGCGGGCGGGGTCACCGTCGCGACGGCGAAGAAGCTCGTCCAGACGGGCAAGCTCGACCCGGACGCCGACACGGTCCTCCTGATCACCGGCGACGGCCTCAAGACCCTCGACGCGGTCGAGAACCACATCGGCCCGAAGGCGACCGTGCCGGCGTCCGCCAAGGCCGTGAACGAAGCGCTCGGCTACTGA
- a CDS encoding class I SAM-dependent methyltransferase has product MSTSRQPAPPPPPETSGFARVLDRTFGHPSGPLGRLGGWVMARGNAATEQRIVDLARIEPDETVLVVGPGPGVGLAAAARLAGRAIGVDPSPEMLGLCRERCGDRAELREGSAAHVGEPDGSVDVVLSVNNVMLWDDRAAGFTELARVLRPGGRLLLSAHEKWLPVSRHVLADEAAEAGFADLQTWTWDPPGFAALAAQLRAVKPA; this is encoded by the coding sequence ATGAGCACTTCGCGCCAGCCGGCACCCCCTCCCCCGCCGGAGACCAGCGGCTTCGCCCGCGTCCTCGACCGGACGTTCGGTCACCCGTCCGGACCGCTCGGCCGCCTCGGCGGCTGGGTGATGGCACGGGGCAACGCCGCCACCGAGCAGCGGATCGTCGACCTGGCCCGGATCGAGCCGGACGAGACCGTCCTGGTCGTCGGCCCCGGTCCCGGCGTCGGCCTGGCCGCCGCCGCGCGGCTGGCCGGGCGCGCCATCGGCGTCGATCCCTCGCCCGAGATGCTCGGGCTCTGCCGGGAGCGCTGCGGCGACCGCGCCGAGCTGCGCGAAGGGTCGGCCGCGCACGTCGGCGAGCCCGACGGGTCCGTCGACGTCGTGCTGAGCGTCAACAACGTGATGCTCTGGGACGACCGCGCGGCCGGGTTCACCGAGCTGGCCCGGGTGCTGCGCCCCGGCGGACGGCTGCTGCTGTCCGCGCACGAGAAGTGGCTGCCCGTGAGCAGGCACGTCCTGGCCGACGAAGCCGCCGAAGCGGGCTTCGCCGACCTGCAGACCTGGACCTGGGACCCGCCCGGCTTCGCCGCGCTCGCCGCGCAGTTGCGCGCCGTCAAGCCCGCCTAA
- a CDS encoding Uma2 family endonuclease → MTVMADIEHPADSGPLTVHDLEGMPDDGRRRELIDGVLIASPAPGRRHQKIVVKLWRVLEDACPSEYDVLVAPFAVHPGDDTELQPDVLVGRDEDFTEKDLPAPPVLAVEVLSPSTAIYDLNLKKPVYERLGTPSYWVIDPGEPALTVFELDEEGHYQQVAKAAGDEVLEVERPFPVRIVPKELLGRLG, encoded by the coding sequence ATGACGGTCATGGCAGACATCGAGCATCCCGCCGATTCGGGCCCCCTGACGGTGCACGACCTCGAGGGGATGCCGGACGATGGCCGACGCCGTGAACTCATCGACGGGGTGCTCATCGCGAGCCCCGCGCCGGGAAGAAGACACCAGAAGATCGTGGTGAAACTCTGGAGAGTCCTCGAGGACGCGTGCCCTTCCGAGTACGACGTACTCGTCGCGCCGTTCGCGGTGCACCCGGGTGACGATACGGAGCTGCAGCCGGATGTCCTGGTCGGCCGGGACGAAGACTTCACCGAGAAGGATCTCCCGGCGCCGCCGGTGCTGGCCGTCGAAGTACTGTCGCCCAGTACGGCGATCTACGACCTGAACCTCAAGAAGCCGGTCTACGAGCGGCTCGGCACGCCCAGCTACTGGGTGATCGATCCGGGGGAACCCGCGCTGACCGTGTTCGAGCTGGACGAGGAGGGGCACTACCAGCAGGTGGCCAAGGCAGCAGGCGACGAGGTCCTGGAGGTCGAGCGGCCGTTCCCGGTGCGGATCGTGCCGAAGGAGCTGCTGGGCCGGCTCGGCTGA
- a CDS encoding ComEC/Rec2 family competence protein, producing MSTLPTTDTRQDMRLVPAALTCWLAALGGLLLGWWTAVAVGLASAVLAGLVLWRARGRRRALGAAAALLVLGLVAAGPIAWRIRDAQRDDLRAASAEGLPAAVRVVVAERPKPVRSAGYAGQQAGARSVVLTADVRTASVDGRPVTSSGRVLLLAPVAQWASLLPGQDVTATGLLMPPRGSDLTVAVLSVRGPPGELGPAPWWQRIAAELRTGLHDRCQDLPEEPAGLLPGLVLGDTSGLSPRVEQEFVTAGLTHLTAVSGGNLAVACGAVLLLLRLLRLGPRLSAVLAGACLAGFLLLVGPEPSVLRAGVMAAVALLALALGRRGSALPALAFAVCLLVVTDPAMATDFGFALSVFATAGLVLIAPRWAAVLVRRGVPPGFAEGLAIPLAAFLVTAPVLAGMAGSVSLVSVLTNVLAAPVVAPATVLGVLATVVGPWWPGAGTVLVHLAEPEAEWLITVARHGARAPGAVVAWPGGWTGGLLAAAVLVVLVLAARHRRVRLVMAVLVVGALLVFVPVRVLAPAWPPRNWAMVECDVGQGDAVVLATAEPGRAVVVDTGPEPGPVDECLHRLSVDRIPLLVLSHLHADHIGGLASVFDGRAVGGIAVGPGRAPEWAWRQVAAEAKRQAVPLVELNPGERLAWPGLSLDVLGPRYVPARSAGQQDGTTINNSSVVLRAQTPAGRVLLTGDVELAAQADLLADVGNLKADVLKVPHHGSRYSLPTFLAAVAPRVALVSVGAGNTYGHPSKSTMDTLTALGALVTRTDVDGDTAVVGDPAGPAVARRGEPRGPPRR from the coding sequence ATGAGCACACTTCCCACGACCGACACCCGGCAGGACATGCGGCTGGTCCCGGCGGCGCTCACGTGCTGGCTCGCCGCCCTCGGCGGCCTGCTGCTGGGCTGGTGGACGGCCGTCGCCGTCGGCCTCGCCTCGGCGGTGCTCGCCGGGCTGGTGCTCTGGCGGGCGCGCGGGCGTCGCCGGGCGCTCGGCGCGGCGGCGGCCCTGCTGGTGCTGGGACTGGTCGCCGCCGGCCCGATCGCCTGGCGGATCCGGGACGCACAGCGTGACGACCTTCGCGCGGCCTCGGCCGAGGGACTCCCCGCGGCGGTGCGGGTCGTCGTCGCCGAGCGCCCGAAGCCCGTGCGCAGTGCCGGATACGCCGGCCAGCAGGCCGGTGCCCGGTCGGTGGTGCTCACCGCCGACGTCCGCACGGCGTCGGTCGACGGACGGCCGGTCACGTCGTCCGGACGCGTCCTGCTGCTGGCCCCGGTCGCGCAGTGGGCGTCGCTGCTGCCGGGCCAGGACGTGACGGCGACCGGGCTGCTGATGCCGCCGCGGGGCTCGGACCTGACCGTCGCGGTGCTGTCCGTGCGCGGTCCGCCGGGCGAACTCGGGCCGGCCCCGTGGTGGCAGCGGATCGCGGCCGAGCTGCGCACCGGACTCCACGACCGGTGCCAGGACCTGCCGGAGGAACCCGCCGGCCTGCTGCCGGGGCTGGTCCTGGGCGATACGAGCGGGTTGTCGCCGCGGGTCGAGCAGGAGTTCGTCACCGCCGGGCTCACGCACCTGACCGCCGTCAGCGGGGGAAACCTCGCCGTGGCGTGCGGTGCGGTCCTGCTCCTGCTGCGCTTGCTCCGGCTCGGGCCCCGGCTGTCGGCGGTGCTGGCGGGCGCCTGCCTGGCCGGGTTCCTCCTCCTGGTCGGGCCGGAGCCGAGCGTGCTGCGCGCCGGGGTGATGGCGGCGGTCGCGTTGCTGGCGCTGGCGCTGGGCCGGCGCGGCTCGGCGTTGCCCGCACTGGCTTTCGCGGTGTGCCTGCTGGTGGTGACGGATCCGGCGATGGCGACGGACTTCGGGTTCGCGCTGTCGGTGTTCGCCACGGCCGGGCTGGTCCTGATCGCGCCCCGCTGGGCCGCCGTCCTGGTGCGCCGCGGCGTCCCGCCGGGGTTCGCCGAAGGCCTGGCGATCCCGCTGGCCGCGTTCCTCGTGACGGCGCCGGTCCTCGCGGGCATGGCGGGCTCGGTGAGCCTGGTTTCGGTGCTGACCAACGTCTTGGCCGCCCCGGTGGTGGCCCCGGCGACGGTGCTCGGCGTGCTGGCGACGGTGGTCGGCCCGTGGTGGCCGGGTGCCGGGACGGTCCTGGTGCACCTGGCCGAACCGGAGGCCGAGTGGCTGATCACGGTGGCGCGGCACGGCGCGCGGGCTCCTGGCGCCGTCGTCGCGTGGCCCGGCGGCTGGACGGGCGGGCTGCTCGCCGCGGCCGTGCTCGTGGTGCTGGTGCTGGCCGCCCGGCACCGGCGCGTGCGGCTGGTCATGGCAGTGCTGGTCGTCGGGGCGCTGCTGGTCTTCGTGCCGGTCCGGGTGCTGGCGCCGGCGTGGCCACCGCGGAACTGGGCGATGGTCGAGTGCGACGTCGGGCAGGGTGATGCGGTCGTGCTGGCGACCGCGGAGCCGGGACGCGCCGTCGTCGTGGACACCGGGCCCGAGCCGGGGCCGGTGGACGAGTGCCTGCACCGGCTGTCCGTCGACCGGATCCCGCTGCTGGTGCTGAGCCACCTGCACGCGGACCACATCGGCGGCCTGGCCTCGGTCTTCGACGGCCGGGCGGTCGGCGGGATCGCCGTCGGCCCGGGCCGGGCGCCCGAGTGGGCGTGGCGCCAGGTCGCCGCGGAGGCGAAGCGGCAGGCGGTGCCGCTGGTCGAGCTGAACCCGGGGGAGCGGCTGGCGTGGCCCGGGCTGTCCCTCGACGTCCTCGGCCCGCGCTATGTCCCGGCCCGCTCGGCCGGGCAGCAGGACGGCACGACGATCAACAACAGCTCGGTGGTCCTGCGAGCGCAAACCCCGGCCGGCCGGGTGCTGCTGACCGGCGACGTCGAACTGGCGGCTCAGGCCGACCTGCTGGCCGACGTCGGAAACCTGAAGGCGGACGTACTGAAGGTTCCGCACCACGGCTCTCGCTACTCGCTGCCGACGTTCCTGGCGGCCGTGGCGCCACGGGTCGCGTTGGTGAGCGTGGGCGCGGGCAACACCTACGGCCACCCGAGTAAGTCCACAATGGACACGTTGACGGCGCTGGGTGCCCTGGTGACCCGAACCGACGTCGACGGTGACACGGCAGTGGTCGGCGACCCGGCCGGTCCGGCGGTAGCCCGCCGGGGCGAGCCGCGCGGCCCGCCGCGCCGCTGA
- a CDS encoding DMT family transporter has protein sequence MNTTALSFVLIAAVVHAAWNLAAKRISSGGAQFVWLYYTASAVVLLPVTVVLLVVEPERPQWSWLVAAVVTSVLHIGYGIVLQRGYRVGDLSVVYPVARGTGPLLSVLAAVLVLGERPGPLGLLGAFLVIAGVLVISTGRRTGDPRAVKAGVLYGLLTGAVIAGYTLWDAHSVTGLGVPPVVYFGLGSVLQSVLLVPGALAGRAEVTRIWREQRREVLVVGLLSPVAYILVLFALTMAPVSLVAPARELSIVLGGLAGWLVLGERDAARRLTGSVIVLSGIAAIAAA, from the coding sequence ATGAACACCACCGCCTTGTCCTTCGTCCTCATCGCGGCCGTCGTGCACGCCGCGTGGAACCTCGCCGCCAAGCGGATCTCCTCCGGGGGCGCCCAGTTCGTCTGGCTCTACTACACGGCTTCGGCGGTGGTCCTCCTGCCGGTGACGGTCGTGCTGCTGGTCGTCGAGCCGGAACGTCCACAGTGGAGCTGGCTGGTGGCCGCGGTCGTCACGTCGGTGCTGCACATCGGCTACGGCATCGTGCTGCAGCGCGGGTACCGCGTCGGCGACCTCTCCGTCGTCTACCCGGTCGCGCGCGGCACCGGGCCGCTGCTGTCCGTGCTGGCCGCCGTCCTGGTGCTCGGCGAACGGCCCGGCCCGCTCGGCCTGCTCGGCGCGTTCCTGGTCATCGCCGGGGTGCTGGTGATCAGCACCGGCCGCAGGACGGGTGACCCGCGGGCGGTCAAGGCCGGCGTCCTCTACGGGCTCCTGACCGGCGCCGTCATCGCCGGCTACACCCTCTGGGACGCCCACTCGGTGACCGGCCTCGGCGTGCCGCCCGTCGTCTACTTCGGGCTCGGCTCGGTCCTGCAGAGCGTGCTGCTCGTGCCCGGCGCCCTGGCCGGCCGTGCCGAGGTGACGCGGATCTGGCGTGAGCAGCGTCGCGAGGTGCTGGTCGTCGGGCTGCTGTCGCCGGTCGCGTACATCCTCGTGCTGTTCGCCCTCACGATGGCGCCGGTCAGCCTGGTCGCGCCCGCCCGGGAGCTGAGCATCGTGCTCGGCGGCCTCGCCGGCTGGCTGGTGCTGGGGGAGCGCGACGCCGCGCGGCGGCTCACCGGGTCGGTGATCGTGTTGTCCGGCATCGCCGCGATTGCGGCCGCCTGA
- a CDS encoding PH domain-containing protein — protein sequence MSESPTRVTTPVKVLLGVLAVADAGFGAALALRLVRDLSPWLIGGAYAATVVIAVLGYRASRARMLKRGFEGLRDLTVGDEGVRVPAGTLSTRLVPWSQIADVNARRSARFGDGYLRDALWLDLITGGGVESSVQRYAPRGKLEPAPPHRRQFEQTAILDPVLFDAVVDRLRKELRHRQLHAQLRGTPRIR from the coding sequence TTGTCCGAGTCCCCCACCCGCGTCACGACGCCCGTGAAGGTCCTGCTCGGTGTGCTCGCCGTCGCCGATGCCGGCTTCGGGGCCGCGCTCGCCCTGCGCCTGGTGCGCGACCTGTCTCCGTGGCTGATCGGCGGCGCCTACGCGGCGACCGTGGTCATCGCCGTCCTCGGCTACCGCGCATCCCGGGCCCGCATGCTGAAGCGCGGCTTCGAAGGCCTCCGCGACCTCACCGTCGGCGACGAAGGCGTCCGTGTGCCCGCGGGCACGCTCAGCACGCGGCTGGTGCCGTGGTCGCAGATCGCCGATGTCAACGCTCGCCGTTCGGCCCGCTTCGGTGACGGCTACCTGCGCGACGCGCTCTGGCTCGATCTGATCACCGGCGGGGGCGTCGAGAGCTCGGTGCAGCGGTACGCACCGCGCGGCAAGCTCGAACCGGCGCCGCCGCACCGACGGCAGTTCGAGCAGACGGCGATCCTCGACCCGGTCCTGTTCGACGCCGTGGTCGACCGGCTGCGGAAGGAGCTGCGCCACCGTCAGTTGCACGCTCAGCTCCGCGGCACGCCTCGAATCCGCTGA
- the holA gene encoding DNA polymerase III subunit delta: protein MTAQATAPAPLHLVLGEEELLIERAVRDTLAASRAIDATAELTRVRVSDLTAPELAELVSPSLFSEGRVIVLESAQDISQELADAVASYLKDPADGVVLVIVHTGGGRSKAGKTLPAALKKAGAEVTECPKLTKPAEREQFVRHEVRRAGGKIDPAGVAALIDAVGSDLRELSSAATQLVADAGGNVDAEAVRRYHRGRADVTGFAVAEKAVSGDRSAALESLRWAMQLGVPHVLVADALADAVRTIARVSGAGRGNPNQLAGELGMPPWKVRKAQGQSRGWNQDGLATAMRVVARLNAEVKGVAADPGYALERAVLEVAAAKGDR, encoded by the coding sequence GTGACCGCGCAAGCCACCGCCCCGGCCCCGCTGCACCTGGTCCTGGGTGAGGAAGAACTGCTGATCGAGCGCGCCGTCCGCGACACGCTCGCCGCGTCCCGCGCGATCGACGCCACGGCCGAGCTGACTCGCGTCCGGGTGTCGGATCTCACAGCCCCGGAGCTGGCCGAACTCGTCAGCCCGTCGCTGTTCAGCGAGGGCCGCGTGATCGTCCTGGAGTCGGCGCAGGACATCTCGCAGGAGCTGGCCGACGCCGTCGCGTCCTACCTGAAGGACCCCGCGGACGGCGTCGTGCTGGTCATCGTGCACACCGGTGGCGGCCGCAGCAAGGCGGGCAAGACGCTCCCGGCGGCGCTGAAGAAGGCCGGCGCCGAGGTGACGGAGTGCCCGAAGCTGACCAAGCCGGCCGAGCGCGAGCAGTTCGTGCGGCACGAGGTGCGCCGGGCAGGTGGCAAGATCGATCCGGCTGGGGTCGCGGCGTTGATCGACGCCGTGGGCTCTGACCTGCGAGAACTCTCCTCGGCGGCGACGCAGCTGGTGGCGGACGCGGGCGGGAACGTCGACGCCGAGGCGGTCCGCCGGTACCACCGCGGCCGCGCGGACGTGACCGGCTTCGCGGTCGCGGAGAAGGCGGTGAGCGGCGACCGTTCGGCGGCGCTGGAGTCGCTGCGCTGGGCCATGCAGCTGGGCGTCCCGCACGTCCTGGTCGCGGACGCACTGGCCGATGCGGTCCGCACGATCGCCCGGGTCTCGGGCGCGGGCCGCGGCAACCCGAACCAGCTGGCGGGCGAGCTGGGCATGCCGCCGTGGAAGGTCCGCAAGGCCCAGGGCCAGTCCCGCGGCTGGAACCAGGACGGCCTGGCCACGGCGATGCGCGTGGTGGCGAGGCTGAACGCCGAGGTCAAGGGTGTGGCTGCGGACCCGGGCTACGCGCTGGAGCGCGCGGTCCTGGAGGTGGCGGCCGCCAAGGGCGACCGCTGA
- the lepA gene encoding translation elongation factor 4 yields the protein MTALNKFADTTFTPPELIRNFCIIAHIDHGKSTLADRMLQLTGVVEERAMRAQYLDRMDIERERGITIKAQNVRLPWKVDGQDHVLHMIDTPGHVDFTYEVSRALEACEGAVLLVDAAQGIEAQTLANLYLALENNLQIIPVLNKIDLPSADPDKYAGELAHIIGCEPEDVLRVSAKTGMGVGELLDEVVKSVPAPQGDADAPARAMIFDSVYDTYRGVVTYIRVVDGKITPREKIRMMSTGATHELLEVGIISPEPKPSKGLGVGEVGYLITGVKDVRQSKVGDTVTSERHGAKEALAGYREPKPMVYSGLYPVDGSDYPELREALDKLQLNDAALDYEPETSVALGFGFRCGFLGLLHLEITRDRLEREFGLDLISTAPNVVYDVVLDDGKEIHVTNPSDWPTGSKIDKVLEPVSKVSILAPAEFIGTIMELCQNKRGQLLGMDYLSEDRVELRYNMPLGEIIFDFFDTLKSRTRGYASLDYEEAGTQAADLVKVDILLQGEGVDAFSAIVHKDDAYNYGNRMVNRLRELIPRQNFEVPIQAAIGARIIARETIRAIRKDVLAKCYGGDISRKRKLLEKQKEGKKRMKTVGRVEVPQEAFVAALSTEDSGKNKK from the coding sequence GTGACAGCGCTCAACAAGTTCGCCGACACCACCTTCACGCCTCCGGAGCTGATCCGGAACTTCTGCATCATCGCGCACATCGACCACGGCAAGTCCACCCTGGCCGACCGCATGCTGCAGCTCACCGGCGTCGTGGAAGAGCGGGCCATGCGCGCTCAGTACCTCGACCGGATGGACATCGAACGCGAGCGCGGGATCACGATCAAGGCGCAGAACGTCCGGCTGCCCTGGAAGGTCGACGGGCAGGACCACGTCCTGCACATGATCGACACCCCCGGCCACGTCGACTTCACCTACGAGGTCTCGCGGGCGCTGGAGGCGTGCGAAGGCGCCGTCCTGCTGGTCGACGCCGCGCAGGGGATCGAGGCCCAGACGCTGGCCAACCTGTACCTCGCGCTGGAGAACAACCTCCAGATCATCCCGGTGCTCAACAAGATCGACCTGCCCTCGGCCGATCCCGACAAGTACGCGGGTGAGCTGGCCCACATCATCGGCTGCGAGCCGGAAGACGTCCTGCGGGTCTCGGCCAAGACCGGCATGGGCGTCGGCGAGCTGCTCGACGAGGTCGTCAAGTCGGTCCCGGCGCCGCAGGGCGACGCCGACGCGCCGGCCCGCGCCATGATCTTCGACTCGGTGTACGACACCTACCGCGGCGTCGTCACCTACATCCGCGTCGTCGACGGCAAGATCACGCCGCGCGAGAAGATCAGGATGATGTCGACCGGCGCCACGCACGAGCTGCTCGAGGTCGGCATCATCTCGCCGGAACCCAAGCCCAGCAAGGGACTCGGCGTCGGCGAGGTCGGCTACCTGATCACCGGCGTGAAGGACGTCCGGCAGTCGAAGGTCGGCGACACGGTGACGTCCGAGCGCCACGGCGCCAAGGAAGCGCTGGCGGGCTACCGCGAGCCGAAGCCGATGGTCTATTCCGGACTGTATCCGGTGGACGGCTCCGACTACCCCGAGCTGCGCGAGGCGCTCGACAAGCTCCAGCTCAACGACGCGGCGCTCGACTACGAGCCGGAGACGTCGGTGGCGCTGGGCTTCGGCTTCCGCTGCGGCTTCCTCGGCCTGCTGCACCTGGAGATCACGCGCGACCGGCTCGAGCGCGAGTTCGGCCTCGACCTGATCTCGACGGCGCCGAACGTCGTCTACGACGTGGTGCTGGACGACGGCAAGGAAATCCACGTCACCAACCCGTCGGACTGGCCGACCGGCAGCAAGATCGACAAGGTGCTCGAGCCGGTCAGCAAGGTCAGCATCCTGGCGCCGGCGGAGTTCATCGGCACGATCATGGAGCTGTGCCAGAACAAGCGCGGCCAGCTGCTCGGCATGGACTACCTGTCCGAGGACCGCGTCGAGCTGCGGTACAACATGCCGCTGGGCGAGATCATCTTCGACTTCTTCGACACGCTGAAGTCGCGTACGCGCGGCTACGCGTCGCTGGACTACGAAGAGGCCGGCACGCAGGCGGCGGACCTGGTCAAGGTGGACATCCTCTTGCAGGGCGAGGGCGTGGACGCGTTCTCCGCGATCGTGCACAAGGATGACGCCTACAACTACGGCAACCGCATGGTGAACCGGCTCCGCGAGCTGATTCCGCGGCAGAACTTCGAGGTGCCGATCCAGGCGGCCATCGGCGCCCGGATCATCGCGCGTGAAACGATCCGCGCGATCCGCAAGGACGTGCTGGCCAAGTGCTACGGCGGTGACATTTCGCGGAAGCGCAAGCTGCTGGAGAAGCAGAAGGAAGGCAAGAAGCGGATGAAGACCGTGGGCCGGGTCGAAGTTCCGCAGGAGGCGTTCGTCGCCGCACTGTCCACTGAGGACTCCGGGAAGAACAAGAAGTAA
- the rpsT gene encoding 30S ribosomal protein S20, translating to MANIKSQIKRITTNEKARQRNQAIRSSVKTAIRKVREAAEAGDKAKAVELQRDAAQKLDKAVSKGVIHANQAANKKSALAKRVNAL from the coding sequence ATGGCCAACATCAAGTCGCAGATCAAGCGCATCACGACGAACGAGAAGGCGCGTCAGCGCAACCAGGCGATCCGGTCCTCGGTGAAGACCGCGATCCGCAAGGTCCGCGAAGCCGCCGAGGCCGGCGACAAGGCCAAGGCCGTCGAGCTGCAGCGCGACGCCGCCCAGAAGCTGGACAAGGCCGTCTCGAAGGGCGTCATCCACGCCAACCAGGCCGCCAACAAGAAGTCGGCGCTGGCCAAGCGCGTCAACGCGCTCTGA
- a CDS encoding VOC family protein, which produces MEVLKSRLLIRPRDVDATTAFYRDTLGLAVEREFPGGTVFFLGHGSLEVSGRGETGSSPDLALWLQVRDLAGTMADLKAKGWEPVRDAQREPWGLDEAWIADPDGTRIVLVEVPEGHPMRTDTR; this is translated from the coding sequence ATGGAAGTCCTGAAGAGCCGGCTGCTGATCCGCCCGCGCGACGTCGACGCGACGACGGCGTTCTACCGCGACACCCTCGGCCTGGCCGTGGAGCGTGAGTTCCCCGGCGGCACGGTGTTCTTCCTCGGCCACGGCTCCCTGGAGGTGTCCGGCCGGGGCGAGACGGGCTCGTCGCCCGACCTGGCGCTCTGGCTGCAGGTCCGGGACCTGGCCGGCACCATGGCCGACCTGAAGGCGAAGGGCTGGGAACCGGTGCGCGACGCCCAGCGCGAGCCCTGGGGCCTCGACGAGGCCTGGATCGCCGACCCGGACGGCACGCGCATCGTGCTGGTCGAGGTGCCCGAGGGCCACCCGATGCGGACGGACACCCGTTAG
- a CDS encoding DUF4231 domain-containing protein — protein MKWAENTSGDLAEHWMVTAERDGRALPVTVIARWRWYKRGARRDRLRYGVMEVVALVGSAAIPVAAAAHLDSVVIAALGALVLIATGIRTTFGMHENWVEHSQIGYAIEREAALFLHSSPPYDGPDAVRELVARVENLADEGGRQWVRRRITAERGRRTQESAPHPAVE, from the coding sequence ATGAAGTGGGCTGAGAACACGTCCGGCGATCTCGCCGAGCACTGGATGGTCACCGCCGAACGCGACGGCCGGGCCTTGCCGGTGACGGTCATCGCGAGATGGCGGTGGTACAAGAGAGGCGCCCGGCGAGACCGGCTGCGGTACGGCGTCATGGAAGTCGTCGCCCTCGTCGGCTCGGCCGCGATCCCGGTGGCCGCCGCCGCGCACCTCGACTCGGTGGTCATCGCCGCGCTGGGCGCCCTCGTCCTGATCGCCACCGGCATCCGGACCACGTTCGGCATGCACGAGAACTGGGTGGAGCACAGCCAGATCGGCTACGCGATCGAGCGTGAAGCCGCATTGTTCCTCCATTCGTCACCGCCTTACGACGGCCCGGACGCCGTCCGCGAGCTGGTCGCCCGCGTGGAAAACCTCGCCGACGAGGGTGGGCGCCAATGGGTCCGGCGCCGGATCACCGCCGAACGCGGCCGCCGAACCCAGGAGAGCGCCCCCCACCCCGCCGTCGAATGA